Sequence from the Nymphaea colorata isolate Beijing-Zhang1983 chromosome 9, ASM883128v2, whole genome shotgun sequence genome:
GCTCGtagtttattttcttgcttCCAGGTTCCCTTCGGCTGTTCCATCTGtagtttattttcttgcttCCAGGTTCCCTTCGGCTGTTCCATCTGTtactatgtactagtgccccatagtcaaaagaaaaaattcacaTTCTATGTACTAGTACCCCataaccaaaaatttctggctccgccactggttcTGTGCATCGATCTACAGCAGTGATCAAATCTACCGCTGGATCTATAATGGTGATACCTAAATCACCTCTCACCGGTATAACCTTTTCAGGAAGCGGAATGTACAACGGCCTATATACCGGTGCAGGaccttcttttttaaaaaaaaaatgcaaaacaacgGGCATCCTTCAATGGAACCAGTCGCTCAGATCCTAGTCATGACTCGAGGTTGAAATCGTATCCAATGAACCGaagaaagtttttttatttttcgacAGCCAACAGTGGAATCTTGAGTGACAAGAAAGCAATAGGGAGAAGAAATGCGGGCACGACAGAGGAGCCGCAGAAAAAGGAGTGAACATTATTTAAAGGGTGTATGATGGTGACAAAAATCTATACCGGTGGTTAGATTCATGGGTATAGGTTTGCTTTCACGGGCAAACCGCCTGTCTCCATTATAGACACACCAGaatacattaacatatatatatatatatatatatatatatatatatatatatatatatatatatatatatatatatatatatatatatatatatatatatagtgtgacactaaaatttttattatactTTGTATTTAactgtttttcttgtttaaaatCAGAATGTCTTTTAACCGTTCGAGttacatgggtacttcagtaagctCCAGATACCGTGTCACCGTAAGCTGACCTAAAATGTGCACTTAGATATACTTGAGTTGTTTTTAGCTTGAAGCTGAtccttgatttaattttttctaactcagttttcattttgttattgtttattaacatataatgtttttatttatagcACTCTTATATAAATgttgttattattttgttatatatatatatatatatatatcctaccATATTCTCGTACCCACACCGATGAATATATTAACAATTCCCAAAGGTTGAAAATGTTGAGAAATGGAATCCGTTGTAATAACTAAAACTATATTTCAAACTCATGTACGGCCAAATTAATTGGTCATACAACCAACCATAAGAagtatcaaatccaaatccatatatatatatatatatatatatatatatatatatatatatatatatatatatatatatatatatatatatatagatatgtttAAATAAGCTGTCTAAACAGTTGGTTGTGTAACTAAAACACTCCCAaatttacttttccttttagCATCTTGTTCTATTGTTCAATTTACAGGGTTAAATGAAATAGCATGAAGAATGCTTGTATCAACATGAATTGTATTCTAACCCAGACGTATTGAGAACGTCCGCATGAATGTTGTGTTTCGTTTTCTGTTTCACATTGAGGTCAGCGGTACGCATACAAGAATGAAACAGCAGTAAGCGAAAAGGGTATAGGTACCGAAGTTGGTAACATACTCTGCGTTGTGTATGATTTTTTCGTGCGTCATTTTaatcataacaaaaaaatgattatgattaatacaaaaagaaaacttttgtataaacaaaaaaagaaaagcacaaaaaagatTTTGATATTCTATAAAGGTAAAACTTGTCAGTCTATATATGCATGACCAACATACCATTTGAGAGGCAAAGAAatgtctttgtttttgttttttctgtacCCCTTAtaatattatctcatacctatgtttttatctcatacacattttCTGATacttatttcattatctcatacacattatcttGTACTTctattattatctcatatatctatcattatttcatatttctttcattATCTTATACCCCAGTCATTATTACCATACTACTTCTTGTCATTTTCTCAAACGCTATGGGTATGAAAAAATGATTGGGGTAAGAGATAATAGGAATGTATGgatattaaaataaatatacgTATTGGTAGCAAGGTTCACATTCAGCATACACTCGTTATGCATATGGAGTGGTGCACAGAACTTGATCTCTTTAGACACTATTGTCAGGAACTGGATTCAATTATAGGGCTAGATCCAGATGGTTCGCTCACTAcaaatacaaagaaagaaactCGACCGTCAACGCATGGAAAATGTGGAACCAAGTGATATATAGTTAATGGATCCCGtaggggcagaggcaggtgtgagtaggcaattgcctacaccgatcacaaaaaaaaattaatttttacgTTGATATTtaagagaaatttttttatgtgtataatgatgttttttaaaaatttaaaattttataactattgtccttaaaccaaaattttctagctgGGCCTTAAATCCACGTCAAACTTGTAGCATGTTTCCCAAGGGTCTCTACTCGATCGATCCAGGTGCGATTGCTGCACTCATGTCCTCCGTCGATTGTTGCTGCTACACttgctttctttcatttttcatcaagCAATGCGTTGGCCTAAACGTAGAAGCTTGTGAAGGCCAAAACCATACGACAAGTGTTGCTTCTACGGTTTCACAATAGCtttgttacaaataaaatataagtGATTAAGTCCTGCCGTTGCCAAGTACAACTATGGAAGAAGCCACCACTTTAAAACCACTTCCGAGTTTACATCACTCGCTATTGATGATATCATGGTGCCGTCCAAGGTTGTACGAGCATCAACATGTATATATCGTAGCTACAAATACAGTTTTCCGGTCTTAAATGTTAACATTTTGTATTAGTATAAAACgacgaaggaaaaaaaaaaatatcattacattttaaaacaatcaaattatcaatgaaaaaaaaggtggccaaaatgttaaaaataaaatgtgaaaataaaaatctagcAAGTAAAactgaaaaacgaaaaaacgtgaaaaaatgaaaaaaaagaaaaaaagttagctttttccatttttttcgtgttttatTTGGATGACAGTTTTGTATGTTTTAaacacatttttatttaataatacgTGTTTTGTGTGGCTATATTGGTATATATTAAGAATAAATTTAAAGCTTGCATTAAAAACAACAGTAGATATAAATTGTATTTTAATACAAAATGCTTTAGGAAGTAAGCGAGATATTTTTTGAGAATCATTAACTAattaaaaacatgaatttcTTGTACTAGCTGTTATCTAGCTACACAACATCGCCATTTCCATCTGAAAGCGATTAGATTAGTTCACACTAATCTGTATTTTATGTATTCGGAATCGAGCTGCACTAACGCAGGATACATGACTTTTTCGCAAGAGCGTAAGGTGCCGTGCACGAAGAAGTAGAAGTAATGGTGAAAAGAGGGTACTTCAATCCATAGTGCTGTATATATAGAGACGGAAATCGGGGGTTGTGGAATGTCAGATACGAAGTGGGAAGGAAGAATGGAAGCTGGAAAGAAGAGGCTGGCAACCTTGGTCGGATGCAATTACAGGAACACCTCGAACGAGCTGCATGGCTGCATCAATGATGTTGTAGCCATGCAACGCCTACTATTGAGCCGGTTCGGGTTCGAGGCCCACAACATAACGTTGCTGACCGACGAACCCGACTCCCCGGTTCAACCCACAGGCTCCAACATCCGGCGGAGTCTGCAGGAGATGATCCGTCGAGCCGATCCCGGCGACGTGCTGTTGTTCCATTACAGCGGCCACGGCACTCTCCTTCCGGCTCACGGCCAGAGCCACCAGACCTTCAGATCAAGAGAGGAAGCCATCGTCCCTTGTGACTTCAATCTCATTACAGGTACGAACATTAAGCCAGATTACACAACTTCGTCCCTTGAACTTCCGACGGATTCGATGGgtgttttttttgtcatctgAAATTAGTGAGATGACATGCTTGATTTTTAAGTCGATCAATCTCCATGCTTGATTTATATTTTCGATGAGTGTATCTCTCAATTCTCCCTGATATCCACAACATGAGCTGCTAAGATATCCAATCTATCTATCTACTTAAATTACACCCGACCAAGAATTTGCTcaagaacgaaaaaaaaaatgcagatgTTGACTTCCGTCACCTCGTCGACCAACTTCCGGCCGGCGCGAGTTTCACGATGATCTCCGACTCATGCCACAGCGGCGGACTGATCGACAAGGAGAAGGAGCAGATTGGGCCGAGCACTGTCCTCCAATCGCGGACCGTCGCCGGAATGGAGAAGATACAGTACCGCTCAAAGGCAAGGGTCATCCCTTTTAAAGCGGTGCTCCAATACCTCGCCACCGTGTCGGGCATCGACTCGCCGGAGATCGGCGACCACCTATCGGCTCTCTTCGGCCGGGAGGCGAGCCTGAGGTTCCAGCCAGGAGCACGGGGGGTGCATAGGCGGACAGACGACGGGATACTGATGAGCGGGTGCCAATCGGACGAGACGTCGGCGGACGCTTGCC
This genomic interval carries:
- the LOC116260942 gene encoding metacaspase-9 → MEAGKKRLATLVGCNYRNTSNELHGCINDVVAMQRLLLSRFGFEAHNITLLTDEPDSPVQPTGSNIRRSLQEMIRRADPGDVLLFHYSGHGTLLPAHGQSHQTFRSREEAIVPCDFNLITDVDFRHLVDQLPAGASFTMISDSCHSGGLIDKEKEQIGPSTVLQSRTVAGMEKIQYRSKARVIPFKAVLQYLATVSGIDSPEIGDHLSALFGREASLRFQPGARGVHRRTDDGILMSGCQSDETSADACPTGDPAEAYGAFSNALQMALREVKGRIGNRELVKMVRKLLREGEYEQHPCLYCSDENADAPFLWQPIISCERKERHSAT